One window of Paenibacillus sp. FSL K6-3182 genomic DNA carries:
- a CDS encoding PH domain-containing protein encodes MNDRRTLHPIYILFGLLNTIKGFIPVILIGVLKGTSWTNLNWYWYTGAAVLSVVLLVFSFFEWKRFGFWLEEDRIIIRKGLLFRDEKTIYYTRIHSVNVEQPLIQRILGVAQVKIETPGGNKKADGILPALSIKEANDIQYMLRKQASSIVVPTDLAAEHIAVNEQADEQVVVKINNKPLTPQAPTVEASTKKSEITLSAAQLLQAAATSTNFGLVAAFLAGLFSFADDIINQLLPDHFFETVVEDSTSLMPSYILIVIVVVIGIVLAWLLSIVLYVLKYSGFSIKRDGRQIAVSYGLLEKKSFVFDPKKVQAVIVNEGPLRQAIGYAEIQLQIVSSDKKEQLMLHPFLKFSDIQKVLDEFVPQMNIPSRAKLIGAPKRAFIYYVRIELLITLLLCTALIVLFKADGLWSLILLPLVILWRKSCYNAAGVHLGEGQLTLRNRFLSRSTYMVRRPQIVTMRVSRSIWQQKKNLFAIAVRVLGSPYEYRVKSLDRADLQPVWNWYSRSHNKQ; translated from the coding sequence ATGAATGATCGCCGTACGCTTCATCCAATTTATATATTGTTCGGACTGCTGAACACGATTAAAGGTTTTATTCCTGTTATTTTGATCGGCGTATTGAAAGGCACCAGTTGGACTAATTTGAATTGGTACTGGTATACCGGGGCAGCCGTGTTATCTGTCGTATTATTAGTCTTTAGTTTTTTTGAATGGAAGCGTTTCGGTTTCTGGCTGGAAGAGGATCGTATTATCATTCGAAAAGGCTTGCTGTTCAGGGATGAGAAAACGATCTACTATACACGTATCCACTCCGTTAACGTCGAACAGCCGCTTATACAGCGGATACTCGGGGTTGCTCAAGTGAAGATCGAGACGCCTGGCGGCAATAAGAAGGCAGATGGGATATTGCCGGCACTCTCTATAAAAGAAGCAAATGACATCCAGTATATGCTTAGAAAACAAGCATCGTCGATCGTTGTACCGACTGATCTGGCTGCTGAACATATCGCGGTCAATGAACAGGCTGATGAGCAGGTTGTTGTAAAAATAAACAATAAGCCGCTTACACCGCAAGCTCCGACTGTCGAGGCCAGCACCAAAAAATCGGAGATAACGTTATCGGCTGCGCAGCTTCTTCAAGCAGCTGCGACATCGACTAATTTTGGTCTCGTAGCGGCGTTTTTGGCGGGTTTGTTTTCTTTTGCAGATGATATTATCAATCAGCTTCTCCCGGATCACTTTTTTGAAACGGTTGTCGAAGATTCAACTAGTTTAATGCCAAGCTACATACTCATCGTAATTGTTGTCGTTATTGGAATTGTGCTGGCATGGCTTCTGTCTATTGTTTTGTACGTGCTGAAGTATAGCGGCTTCTCCATTAAAAGAGATGGCAGGCAAATTGCAGTTTCTTATGGTTTACTTGAGAAAAAATCGTTTGTTTTTGACCCGAAGAAGGTTCAGGCGGTTATCGTCAACGAAGGACCGCTCCGGCAGGCGATTGGTTATGCGGAAATCCAGCTTCAAATCGTATCATCTGACAAAAAGGAACAGCTTATGCTGCATCCTTTTCTGAAGTTTTCCGATATTCAAAAAGTACTCGATGAATTTGTTCCTCAAATGAACATTCCTTCGAGAGCTAAGCTGATCGGTGCGCCAAAACGTGCCTTCATTTATTACGTTAGAATCGAATTATTGATTACTCTGCTTTTATGTACCGCATTGATCGTATTATTTAAAGCAGATGGGTTATGGTCGCTAATACTGTTGCCGCTAGTTATTTTGTGGAGAAAAAGCTGCTATAACGCTGCGGGGGTTCATTTGGGAGAAGGCCAGTTAACGCTTCGCAATCGTTTTTTATCACGATCTACTTATATGGTTAGGCGCCCGCAAATTGTAACGATGAGAGTAAGCCGCTCCATTTGGCAGCAGAAAAAAAATCTGTTTGCAATAGCGGTTCGGGTTCTGGGCAGCCCTTACGAATATCGTGTGAAATCACTCGATCGTGCGGACTTGCAGCCTGTATGGAATTGGTACAGCCGCAGTCATAACAAACAATAG
- a CDS encoding PH domain-containing protein: MNRKLTNRLHRDYITVYRISELITNGIFLALIIAYFSCATIWDWTLIPGWIALSIFAISFIMFTWVIPEMKYTRFSYELFDDELEIQSGLIFLSNVLVPMVRVQHVELESGPLMRKYDLASVSIVTAATTHRISGLKQSEAEQLKRKIGILAKVDDQDE; encoded by the coding sequence ATGAATCGAAAGTTAACGAATCGGCTTCATCGTGATTATATTACGGTTTATCGCATTAGTGAGCTAATTACGAACGGTATTTTTCTCGCTTTAATCATCGCCTATTTTTCTTGTGCAACGATTTGGGATTGGACGCTAATACCAGGATGGATCGCATTATCCATTTTTGCCATCTCTTTTATTATGTTCACTTGGGTTATTCCAGAAATGAAGTATACGCGATTTTCATATGAGCTATTTGACGATGAGCTTGAAATTCAATCAGGTCTTATCTTTTTGAGCAATGTTCTTGTTCCGATGGTACGCGTACAGCATGTCGAGCTTGAGAGCGGTCCTCTGATGCGGAAGTATGATCTGGCTAGCGTATCGATAGTTACAGCTGCTACAACCCACCGAATCAGTGGTTTGAAGCAATCGGAAGCAGAGCAGTTGAAACGTAAAATTGGAATTTTGGCTAAGGTGGATGATCAGGATGAATGA
- a CDS encoding sigmaY antisigma factor component yields MEELKIIPIWGWILLISVLIAQSTWLFIDARKRDSMPWFWGLWGLIQAPMPLLFYFIFVRSGWFPRRRGKGKE; encoded by the coding sequence ATGGAAGAGCTGAAGATCATACCGATTTGGGGATGGATTTTGCTTATCTCTGTCTTGATCGCACAATCAACGTGGCTATTCATCGATGCTCGTAAAAGGGACAGTATGCCTTGGTTTTGGGGGTTATGGGGTTTGATTCAGGCGCCGATGCCGCTTCTCTTTTATTTTATTTTTGTGCGGAGCGGATGGTTTCCACGTCGCCGTGGAAAAGGAAAAGAATAG
- a CDS encoding SAF domain-containing protein: MKKRRNAIISLTAAVLSASLVYGMYELQRIQIQGEETVAVLVPKRFIGAGERLKESDLEYKLVPQSAYVSDMVLKLEQAAGKETMIPLGKGEPLLIWKVDDYYLQPRRSESTFQIPKEYIRSISNGIRAGDKVLLYASGDASPSMRIFSEAVTVASVKTSGNVEIDNIENPNLFSLAEGNKEQMYASRREANGMIDYLNLNLSEEQWLKLDSLCKGGSLKLVVAYSPTSLDMVAGEEAE; encoded by the coding sequence ATGAAAAAGAGACGAAATGCAATCATTAGTTTAACAGCTGCGGTGTTGTCGGCAAGCCTCGTGTATGGCATGTATGAGCTGCAACGAATTCAAATCCAGGGGGAGGAGACGGTAGCTGTTCTCGTACCCAAACGATTTATTGGGGCTGGCGAGCGGCTTAAGGAAAGTGATTTAGAGTATAAACTGGTTCCGCAATCCGCATATGTCTCCGACATGGTATTGAAGCTGGAGCAGGCTGCTGGGAAGGAAACGATGATCCCCCTTGGCAAAGGGGAGCCGCTCTTGATCTGGAAGGTCGATGATTATTATTTGCAGCCTAGAAGAAGCGAGTCGACATTTCAAATTCCGAAGGAGTATATACGCTCGATTTCGAATGGGATCAGAGCAGGTGATAAGGTGCTTCTATACGCATCAGGTGATGCGTCTCCATCGATGAGGATTTTCTCTGAGGCAGTTACTGTAGCCTCGGTCAAGACATCTGGCAACGTCGAAATAGATAATATTGAGAACCCGAATTTATTTTCGCTGGCTGAGGGAAATAAAGAGCAAATGTATGCGTCTAGGCGGGAAGCTAACGGAATGATTGATTATTTGAATTTAAATTTGTCGGAGGAACAATGGCTTAAGCTCGACAGCTTATGCAAGGGAGGCTCTTTGAAGCTAGTTGTCGCTTATAGTCCGACATCGCTTGATATGGTTGCTGGAGAGGAGGCTGAGTAA
- a CDS encoding type II toxin-antitoxin system PemK/MazF family toxin, with the protein MIVKRGDVFFADLSPVVGSEQGGVRPVLVIQNDIGNRFSPTVIVAAITAQIQKAKLPTHVEMDAAAHGFDRDSVVLLEQIRTIDKQRLTDKITHLDDETMRKVDDALLISVGLIDF; encoded by the coding sequence TTGATTGTAAAACGTGGAGATGTCTTTTTTGCGGATTTATCGCCTGTCGTCGGATCGGAACAGGGTGGTGTTCGCCCCGTCTTGGTCATTCAAAATGATATTGGAAACCGTTTTAGTCCAACGGTAATTGTGGCTGCAATCACAGCTCAAATTCAAAAGGCAAAGCTGCCTACCCATGTTGAAATGGATGCAGCCGCTCATGGGTTTGATCGTGATTCCGTCGTATTGCTTGAACAAATTCGGACGATCGACAAGCAAAGATTAACGGATAAGATTACGCATTTGGATGACGAAACGATGCGTAAAGTTGATGATGCTTTGTTAATCAGCGTTGGATTAATTGATTTTTAA
- a CDS encoding ATPase, T2SS/T4P/T4SS family, with amino-acid sequence MQSEKEKREHDAVGSYLPSDAQEEMGKLADDIRTYLSAPHGLGEEERRQYSETLNRAVLGYAQEREQILAVITDRLIRLRIHGAANMQHSFQSLAEALFAEVIGLNVLELVLADKEGLEEIQVVGERIFTVKNGVTNASCYRFNDIREVERIQQNLVLYNNDRINPRKRWAEVMLRDGSRVTMTGFGFTANPTLTIRFYTVRSFSLETLSKQEYQTINARVESLLKAILAARFNMVIIGPTNSGKTNLMKALIAELPDEERIITIESRFEMMLGRDFPNKNVVEYMTDEEDSYHRSDQAFKLALRQSPQRIIHAEIRDMDANIYVRACTRGHTGSMTTVHANRLEDVPEAITDMCMLDGRGMNAERLAKRITQYVTEIGIEMSYLGGRRVVSRIGELCWENGQTIVRDWARFDELLNDWRFPMEPTVRSASRLITGGAQR; translated from the coding sequence ATGCAATCAGAGAAAGAAAAACGTGAGCATGATGCAGTTGGTTCTTATTTACCATCGGACGCACAAGAGGAAATGGGCAAGCTTGCCGATGATATTCGAACTTATTTAAGCGCCCCGCACGGGCTTGGCGAGGAAGAGCGCAGGCAATACAGCGAGACATTGAATCGTGCAGTGCTTGGCTATGCGCAGGAGCGTGAGCAAATTCTTGCGGTTATCACGGATCGTTTAATTAGGCTTCGAATACATGGAGCAGCTAATATGCAGCATTCGTTTCAATCGCTCGCAGAGGCGTTATTTGCGGAAGTGATAGGATTGAATGTTTTGGAGCTGGTGCTTGCTGACAAGGAAGGCTTGGAGGAAATACAAGTCGTTGGCGAGAGGATTTTTACGGTAAAGAATGGGGTTACAAATGCATCATGCTACCGCTTTAACGACATTCGAGAGGTGGAGCGCATCCAGCAAAATTTAGTGCTCTACAATAATGACCGCATCAATCCGCGTAAACGATGGGCAGAGGTGATGCTGCGAGATGGATCGCGTGTTACGATGACAGGTTTTGGCTTCACGGCAAACCCGACCTTAACAATTCGATTCTACACGGTACGAAGCTTCAGCCTTGAGACATTAAGTAAACAGGAATACCAGACGATTAATGCGCGAGTAGAGAGCTTGCTTAAAGCCATCTTAGCTGCACGATTCAATATGGTCATTATTGGACCAACGAACTCAGGAAAAACCAATTTAATGAAAGCTTTAATTGCTGAGCTGCCTGATGAAGAACGAATCATTACGATTGAGAGTCGATTTGAGATGATGCTGGGGCGTGATTTTCCAAATAAAAACGTTGTGGAATATATGACGGATGAAGAGGATTCCTATCATCGCTCTGATCAAGCTTTTAAGCTCGCGCTCAGGCAATCGCCGCAGCGCATTATCCACGCCGAAATTCGCGACATGGATGCGAATATTTATGTCCGTGCTTGCACACGTGGACATACCGGAAGCATGACGACCGTTCATGCGAACAGGCTGGAGGATGTGCCAGAGGCGATAACCGATATGTGCATGCTCGATGGAAGAGGCATGAACGCTGAACGGCTCGCAAAACGAATTACACAGTATGTAACCGAAATCGGCATTGAAATGAGTTACTTGGGCGGACGGCGAGTCGTTAGTCGGATAGGAGAGCTATGCTGGGAGAATGGGCAGACAATCGTTCGAGACTGGGCAAGATTTGATGAGCTACTGAATGATTGGCGATTTCCAATGGAGCCAACTGTGAGGTCGGCTAGCAGGCTAATCACAGGGGGGGCACAACGATGA
- a CDS encoding ATPase encodes MLQLGTKVVIVADQYEQNLPIGEHGYIIAYDRNADNVFDYVLRVPSANRNFLIPDEDVELEEVLIQDEVDRIEREALIDFALATHNEELFKRIMNGEEETEAEPESTATETLSPADFIRQVNLKAWI; translated from the coding sequence ATGCTACAGCTAGGCACAAAGGTCGTCATTGTGGCTGACCAATATGAACAAAACCTGCCCATCGGGGAACATGGTTATATTATAGCTTACGACCGCAATGCGGATAATGTATTTGATTACGTGCTCAGAGTACCCTCTGCGAATCGTAATTTCCTTATTCCTGATGAAGATGTAGAACTTGAAGAGGTACTCATTCAAGATGAGGTTGACCGCATTGAACGTGAGGCTTTAATTGATTTTGCTCTTGCTACACATAATGAAGAATTGTTTAAACGAATTATGAACGGCGAAGAAGAAACGGAAGCGGAGCCAGAGAGTACGGCTACGGAGACGCTTAGCCCAGCGGACTTTATTCGTCAGGTTAATTTAAAGGCTTGGATTTAA
- a CDS encoding YxlC family protein — MKKLKEETEDQKWFDDQLQETLNRFDAIHAPHVPELQRFEDMVDAHKQQMKRKLWKDLLIFWLLACLIFGMMMWMLDRNLVWFAVLQVVIAVGSIGFVGITFGRRKVRTWKS, encoded by the coding sequence ATGAAGAAGCTTAAAGAGGAAACAGAGGATCAGAAGTGGTTCGATGATCAACTGCAAGAGACATTAAATCGATTTGATGCTATTCATGCACCGCATGTTCCAGAGCTGCAAAGATTCGAGGACATGGTGGATGCGCATAAGCAGCAAATGAAAAGAAAGCTATGGAAGGATCTTTTGATTTTTTGGCTGTTAGCTTGTTTAATTTTTGGAATGATGATGTGGATGTTGGATCGTAACTTGGTATGGTTCGCTGTGCTTCAAGTGGTCATTGCCGTTGGAAGCATAGGTTTTGTTGGCATAACGTTTGGTCGAAGGAAGGTGCGAACATGGAAGAGCTGA
- a CDS encoding PLD nuclease N-terminal domain-containing protein, with amino-acid sequence MNNQIELSDILPIIAPIIVIQLILMVIALVLCAKAESTRGPKLMWVLIIIFVNIFGPIAFFIAGRRNER; translated from the coding sequence ATGAATAATCAAATCGAATTATCGGATATATTACCTATCATTGCACCAATAATCGTTATTCAATTGATCTTAATGGTGATTGCATTGGTATTGTGCGCTAAGGCGGAGAGTACACGCGGTCCTAAGCTGATGTGGGTTTTAATTATTATATTTGTAAATATTTTTGGCCCGATCGCCTTCTTTATTGCTGGAAGGAGGAATGAAAGATGA
- a CDS encoding Xaa-Pro peptidase family protein, translating into MDIKADVPAELIKQRIERLQDVMKAESINGFLITQNVDLYYFCGSMQTGYLFIPSIGEPTFYVRRSVQRAKLETVIQVEELGAFRVFGETLAKNYAYLFNKGEELRIAADLDVLPAQLYIKLTELLGTSGRCELMDGSAHIRRLRMIKSPWEVSRIEAAAEVVAQALSEALNDLKEGISELEWMARVEYELRIRGHIGLMRMRGYNQEITTGMVISGAAAAVPSYFDGPAGGLGLGGASPQSVSRSIIKRNEPILIDIGCCVDGYVIDQTRTAVIGKLSETLHHAYKVSESVIADSEKLMIPGTPCARLYEAALESCAAAKLTDHFMGYGADQAKFLGHGIGLEIDEWPVLAKGFQMPLQPGMVIAVEPKFTFPGEGVVGIENSYLITEQGARALTRSKAELIILP; encoded by the coding sequence ATGGATATTAAAGCAGATGTTCCTGCTGAGCTTATCAAACAACGAATAGAGCGATTGCAGGACGTTATGAAAGCAGAAAGTATTAATGGTTTTCTTATTACTCAAAATGTAGATCTATATTATTTTTGCGGATCTATGCAAACGGGTTATTTATTTATTCCAAGCATTGGGGAACCTACCTTTTATGTACGTCGCAGCGTTCAACGCGCTAAGCTGGAGACGGTCATTCAGGTAGAGGAGCTCGGTGCTTTTCGTGTTTTTGGAGAAACGCTGGCAAAGAATTATGCGTATTTGTTTAACAAAGGAGAGGAGCTGCGGATAGCCGCCGATCTAGATGTGCTCCCAGCGCAGCTTTACATCAAGCTGACGGAGCTGCTTGGCACATCGGGACGTTGCGAGCTGATGGATGGCTCAGCTCACATTCGGAGATTGCGAATGATTAAATCTCCATGGGAAGTAAGCCGAATCGAGGCAGCTGCCGAAGTAGTGGCACAAGCATTAAGCGAGGCGCTGAATGACCTTAAGGAAGGAATCAGCGAGCTTGAATGGATGGCGCGTGTTGAATATGAGCTTCGCATTCGCGGACATATTGGTTTGATGCGCATGCGCGGCTATAACCAAGAGATAACGACCGGTATGGTTATTTCGGGAGCTGCAGCAGCGGTACCATCGTATTTTGACGGACCTGCGGGCGGACTTGGTCTTGGCGGGGCATCGCCGCAAAGCGTAAGCAGATCGATCATCAAACGCAATGAACCTATTTTAATTGATATTGGCTGCTGTGTAGATGGATATGTTATCGATCAGACACGTACAGCCGTAATAGGGAAGCTTTCAGAAACCCTTCACCATGCCTACAAGGTGTCGGAGTCAGTAATTGCTGATTCTGAGAAACTTATGATTCCTGGCACGCCTTGCGCAAGGCTTTACGAGGCTGCGCTTGAGAGCTGTGCAGCGGCTAAGCTAACGGATCATTTTATGGGTTATGGTGCGGATCAAGCCAAGTTTCTAGGGCATGGCATTGGGCTTGAAATCGATGAGTGGCCTGTACTGGCAAAAGGTTTTCAAATGCCTCTGCAGCCCGGCATGGTTATCGCAGTTGAACCGAAATTCACGTTTCCGGGAGAAGGCGTGGTCGGTATTGAGAATAGCTATTTAATTACGGAGCAAGGCGCTAGGGCGCTGACTCGTTCCAAGGCGGAGCTCATAATTTTGCCTTAA
- a CDS encoding ABC transporter ATP-binding protein — MSALLQVKGLTKTFGTVDAVAGIDFSIATGHCVALLGPNGAGKTTTIKMITGLLKQTAGQMDFMGSAQAGNHRELIGYLPQSPSFYNWMTGMEYVIYAGRLCGLSAAEAKKRAKELLERVGISSAAKRRIGSYSGGMKQRLGLAQALVHQPKLLVMDEPVSALDPIGRREVLELLRELKRETTVLFSTHVLHDAEELCDDVIIIRNGKVALQGAIEKIRNEHRKPIIELQIERDENSERWLSSYVERIHPALTNSSKTSLFQDVQLHNGIARFTVNEVDAARRSLLEELTREQVKVSKLEIGHSSLEDLFMRVVTA; from the coding sequence ATGAGCGCATTGCTTCAGGTGAAGGGACTCACAAAAACGTTCGGTACAGTTGATGCAGTAGCTGGAATCGATTTTTCGATTGCTACAGGCCACTGTGTTGCCCTTCTAGGACCGAACGGAGCAGGGAAAACGACAACAATTAAGATGATTACAGGGCTGCTTAAGCAGACGGCAGGACAAATGGATTTTATGGGATCTGCTCAAGCAGGCAATCATCGTGAATTGATTGGATACTTGCCGCAATCACCGTCGTTCTATAATTGGATGACTGGAATGGAATATGTGATATATGCAGGTAGATTATGCGGTCTCAGCGCTGCAGAGGCCAAAAAACGAGCCAAAGAGTTGCTCGAGCGTGTCGGGATTTCCTCTGCTGCGAAGCGGAGAATAGGCTCCTATTCCGGAGGGATGAAGCAGCGCTTAGGTCTGGCTCAAGCGCTTGTCCATCAGCCTAAGCTGCTTGTTATGGATGAGCCAGTTTCAGCGCTTGATCCGATTGGACGCAGAGAGGTGCTTGAATTGCTGCGTGAGCTGAAGCGGGAGACGACGGTGCTTTTCTCGACTCATGTTCTGCATGATGCCGAGGAACTGTGTGATGATGTCATTATTATTCGGAATGGGAAAGTTGCGCTGCAAGGAGCGATTGAGAAGATTCGCAATGAGCATCGCAAACCGATCATTGAGCTTCAGATTGAACGTGATGAAAATTCAGAACGCTGGTTATCTTCTTATGTAGAGCGTATCCACCCAGCCCTTACGAATAGCAGCAAAACTAGTCTCTTTCAAGATGTTCAATTGCACAATGGAATTGCACGATTTACTGTAAACGAAGTGGATGCAGCTAGACGGAGTTTGCTTGAAGAATTGACGAGAGAACAAGTTAAGGTAAGCAAATTGGAGATTGGTCATTCATCATTGGAGGATTTATTTATGAGGGTGGTGACTGCATGA
- a CDS encoding ABC transporter permease subunit → MSTKEMSRLQTVTVPSAGTSSFTRYMVMVQKELLELMRSFKLLWVPLVFILLGIMQPVSTYFMPVILEKAGSLPEGTVIEIPTPLGTEVLAQTLQQFGTLGVLVLVLVCMGTVSGERINGSASLILVKPISVLSYICSKWTAIVLLTWGSFIAGYLASWYYTDLLIGDAPMDKVFNSLLIYGLWLTFIATITLLFSSLLRSPAAAAFSALGGAVILSILTGLFPKALGWSPGALSGFAYQAAVSGIENNSRFGWSIIITILCIAASISLSATVLRRSSAVE, encoded by the coding sequence ATGAGTACAAAAGAAATGAGTCGTTTACAGACAGTTACTGTTCCATCAGCTGGAACTTCAAGCTTTACTCGATACATGGTTATGGTTCAAAAGGAGCTTCTCGAACTTATGCGAAGCTTTAAGCTTCTATGGGTGCCATTAGTATTTATATTGCTCGGTATTATGCAGCCGGTATCAACCTATTTCATGCCGGTCATATTGGAGAAGGCAGGAAGTTTGCCGGAGGGAACGGTTATCGAAATTCCTACGCCGCTCGGTACTGAGGTTCTTGCACAAACACTGCAGCAATTTGGCACACTAGGGGTTCTTGTTCTCGTGCTCGTTTGTATGGGGACGGTGTCTGGTGAGCGTATCAACGGCTCAGCATCACTTATTCTTGTAAAGCCGATTTCAGTATTATCCTACATCTGCTCCAAATGGACAGCTATCGTTTTACTTACCTGGGGCTCATTTATAGCGGGATATCTTGCTTCTTGGTATTATACAGACTTGTTGATCGGCGATGCTCCAATGGATAAGGTGTTTAACAGCTTGCTTATCTACGGTTTGTGGCTCACCTTTATAGCAACGATTACGCTCCTTTTCAGCTCGCTGCTTCGGAGTCCGGCGGCTGCGGCGTTCTCGGCATTAGGGGGAGCTGTCATTTTATCCATTTTGACGGGGCTGTTTCCTAAGGCACTGGGGTGGAGTCCAGGCGCATTAAGCGGTTTTGCCTATCAAGCCGCGGTATCAGGTATAGAAAATAATAGTCGATTCGGGTGGTCGATTATAATTACGATATTATGTATTGCAGCGTCTATTAGCTTATCAGCAACGGTTCTTCGCAGAAGTTCAGCTGTTGAATAA
- a CDS encoding CopG family ribbon-helix-helix protein, with amino-acid sequence MANVQNTKRIMISLPDHLLEEVDGIVAKENSNRSEFIRQAMKLYLVERKKRQIRESMQRGYMEMAKINLNMASEAFQAEEEADHTLGRLVSGV; translated from the coding sequence GTGGCCAATGTACAAAATACCAAAAGAATCATGATTAGCCTGCCAGATCACTTGCTGGAGGAGGTTGACGGGATTGTAGCCAAGGAAAACTCCAACCGCAGCGAATTTATTCGGCAAGCCATGAAACTGTATTTGGTGGAGCGCAAAAAACGTCAAATTCGAGAATCCATGCAGCGCGGGTATATGGAAATGGCGAAAATAAACCTGAACATGGCCTCGGAAGCTTTTCAAGCGGAGGAAGAAGCAGATCATACGTTAGGCCGTCTCGTTAGCGGGGTGTAG
- the sigY gene encoding RNA polymerase sigma factor SigY yields the protein MHDETKLIKQAVRGDSRALSELLRQNYSFLYQYALKVTMNKTRAEDVTQETMLKAIEKIATFQNKAKFSTWLITIASRLVVDRIRRNELEKHWVQEEQSLRSIRYNTLQRGDEWPEALQALGDLNSDTRIPVLLKYYYGYSQEEISSMLDIPVGTVKSRLHNGLKQLRKELTEHEEA from the coding sequence GTGCATGACGAGACGAAGCTAATTAAGCAAGCAGTTCGCGGCGATTCGCGAGCGCTCTCGGAACTGCTGCGACAAAATTATTCATTTCTGTATCAATACGCACTTAAAGTAACGATGAACAAAACACGTGCGGAGGATGTCACACAGGAAACGATGCTGAAAGCGATTGAAAAAATAGCGACCTTTCAGAATAAAGCCAAATTTTCTACTTGGCTTATAACGATAGCATCGAGGCTCGTTGTTGATCGAATTCGGCGAAACGAGCTTGAAAAGCATTGGGTGCAAGAGGAGCAGTCGCTCAGGTCCATTCGCTACAATACTTTGCAGCGAGGAGATGAATGGCCCGAGGCGCTTCAAGCATTAGGTGATCTGAATAGCGATACTCGAATACCGGTATTGTTAAAATATTATTACGGCTACTCACAAGAGGAAATCTCCTCGATGCTGGATATCCCAGTAGGGACAGTAAAATCAAGGCTGCATAATGGGTTAAAGCAGCTGCGGAAGGAGCTAACGGAGCATGAAGAAGCTTAA